One part of the Mariniblastus fucicola genome encodes these proteins:
- a CDS encoding ABC transporter permease, with protein sequence MIGTVAWHEFWFTVRKKSYYLVTLGMPLLALGYLGIITLIIAMTVPGEISRMSKPTGLIDQSGILTAEGAPLADAVPGEVFEIQQTDDASNDVPEELKKLTGDTDINRFFEQKVVLLDSVDAGRAELEDESWKAIVVIPPDYIESGQVEVYTRRSDLFGSSMKTGWLSKMIRHEILKKTELTENEVERIRNFAQATKFEINSEGKFEEVNLLSKGLSMGIPLAVAGLLVLALMMNASALLASIAEEKENKVMEVIVSSVSADDLLFGKVLGIVCAGLLQIAIWMVMVSVIPIILQTVMNEFVDYDINVLQLLISGVFMVMGFLFYGSLLAGMGSLGSTYKDCQQLSAAVIICACVPMMMPTVFISDPNAMVPRVLSMIPFFSPIGMTLRLGSGDIALWEAAVSFLILAVSTWFAIKIAARLFRAGTLMRGKPPGIREIWKVLTQRT encoded by the coding sequence ATGATTGGCACAGTTGCCTGGCATGAGTTCTGGTTTACGGTTCGCAAGAAGTCCTATTATTTGGTGACGCTTGGAATGCCCCTGTTAGCGTTGGGCTACCTCGGAATCATCACGCTGATTATCGCCATGACAGTTCCCGGCGAGATCAGCCGAATGAGCAAACCGACGGGGCTGATCGATCAATCAGGAATCTTGACAGCGGAAGGTGCTCCGCTTGCCGACGCGGTCCCAGGTGAAGTGTTTGAGATTCAGCAAACTGACGACGCATCGAATGATGTTCCTGAAGAGCTGAAAAAGCTTACCGGCGACACGGACATCAATCGCTTTTTCGAACAGAAAGTCGTTTTGCTCGACAGCGTCGATGCTGGCCGTGCGGAATTGGAAGATGAGTCATGGAAAGCCATTGTTGTGATTCCGCCGGACTACATCGAATCTGGCCAAGTCGAAGTTTACACTCGGCGCAGCGATCTGTTCGGCTCGTCCATGAAGACCGGTTGGCTTTCGAAAATGATTCGTCACGAGATTCTCAAGAAGACCGAACTGACCGAAAACGAAGTTGAACGAATCCGCAACTTCGCCCAGGCGACGAAGTTTGAAATCAACAGCGAGGGCAAATTTGAAGAAGTGAACTTGCTGAGCAAGGGCTTGTCGATGGGCATTCCACTTGCGGTCGCGGGCTTGCTGGTATTGGCGTTGATGATGAACGCAAGTGCTTTGTTGGCTTCCATCGCCGAAGAAAAAGAGAACAAAGTCATGGAAGTCATCGTCTCTTCGGTGTCGGCCGACGATTTGTTGTTTGGCAAAGTTCTGGGCATCGTTTGTGCTGGCTTGTTGCAGATCGCAATTTGGATGGTGATGGTCTCGGTGATCCCGATCATCTTGCAAACGGTCATGAACGAATTCGTGGACTATGACATCAATGTCTTGCAACTCTTGATCAGCGGCGTTTTCATGGTGATGGGATTTTTGTTCTACGGGAGCCTGTTGGCCGGCATGGGATCGTTGGGTTCGACTTACAAGGACTGCCAACAGCTTTCGGCCGCCGTGATCATTTGCGCTTGCGTGCCGATGATGATGCCAACGGTTTTCATTTCCGATCCGAACGCGATGGTGCCACGCGTGCTTTCGATGATTCCGTTTTTCTCTCCGATTGGGATGACGCTGCGGCTGGGGTCTGGTGACATCGCACTTTGGGAAGCCGCGGTCTCATTTTTGATCCTGGCCGTTTCAACATGGTTCGCGATCAAGATCGCCGCGAGGTTATTTCGAGCAGGAACGTTGATGCGAGGCAAGCCACCTGGAATTCGGGAAATCTGGAAAGTGCTGACTCAACGCACGTAG